CGTCAAATCCGTTTCCCAAAACCATACATCAGTAAAGTTACTCTTGAAAACGCTCGTTATTTAACGACTGTCTCAGAACAGtcgtagaacagctaagtggGTCGTCCATTAGATGTTTTTTTGTCCTTCCGCctcactttatacacagaagatctccgCTAAACAAAATCCAGATGTTTATTTGTCTTTCTGTGACTACAGATAACTTTAAAGAGACTGTGACTACAAATATAAGGTTTCCAATTTCTTTGCAATTGTTACTAAATGCGAAGGATACAAATATGATTAAATGAAAACCGCGGTGTCTATTCGAATACAGATTGGCTACGTATACCAATATGCTGTTTTTCAATTATATTAAAACAAATGCCATGTTTATTCAATTTAGTTTTATTTAGCTATTTGTACGTTACTGTCTGTAATTTTTGCCTCAATATATTTAATGATGTGGAACCTCTTGATTTAGTGCATTATTTTAGGGTGAGCATTAGAATAAGCTGCCGCAATATTTGTAGCCATAGGAGAtatctctctaggagctgatTTGTAGGTAAATATTTGAAAGGGAGAATACTGATCCGAGAGCAGCGCTGCCTTTCATGCGAGCGTATCAGAATCGACATATGCCTCAGACGCAATTAGTGAATGTTCTCTCTGCATGTTGTTTTGGTAAACACATGTTACAGCTTCGGCTGTTGTACAAAATATGCATAATTAAAACACTCCTAAACCTAAATCGTAATCGGGAAACCGTAGGGGGCGTGTCTGCTATAGGAAGATTTATTCTTGCAAATAGTTCTGTGAATTTGGGGAAATTAGTTTGAACGATTGCAACTGCAGAGATAATATATTAATAATAACTTAAATGAAAAACAGAAAATAAATTATACAATGTAAATAACTGTAAATATAAAAGTAAAATATAAAATGTACTTTTGTTTTTCTCCTTTTATGTTTAATACTCGTGATATATCTTCATATCAAGGAGCAGAGCCTGCTAATGAGATGGGATGGAATGAGTGTCATGAACTAAAGGGAAAACCCCTCACATACTGCAGGAGAAACATCAAGACTGCAGAGTGTTGGGTTACGGAGAATAAATCGTCAGGACCTCAGGGTCATAACTGTTCCCTGTCATTATGTTCACTCAATGAATGGAAACAATCCGGTTGGAAAACATCCGGAAAACCTTTGCATGGATGATCAGTATTATGAAATCCTCCCAGGATGCTGTGTGGCGCTTTCTGATCTCAGATCCTGAGGGAGAGGAAAATAAAGATAAATGGGAAAAGAGTGGTAAATAAAATCAGAGGGAAATATGTTCAGTCGGACACAATGAAGAGAATTCATATAAAAGATGTTCTGTGCACCCTGCTCATGCTGGGGCTACTCTGTCTGATGTTGTATGCCCATCAAGGCTTCACTTCCATCTGGGACACCTGGCAGTTAGAGCAGGGCTGTACAAGCTCCCGCGCTCTTTTAGGGCCCCCACCAGAGAGCCATGTAACTAAACGGGTCCCTTCTACGCCCCCAGACAAGACAAAGTGCCAGTCTCCGCATCAGTCCCATTCTAAGTCTCAGACATACCCCAAGTCTAAACTTCAGTCTAAATCCAAACCTCAGACCAAGAACAAATCTAAGTCAAAGAAAGATGAGGGGACAAAGGCTGTTCCGGTTTTACCCACACGACCACCTTTTGACTTTGAGGGTTACCTGAGGGATAAGGACAACCGGGACTTCAGACTGCTGATGGACCAGCTAGGGAAGTGCTCAGGCGAGCCCTACATGCTCATTGCTATCAAGTCAGTAGTGGCAGACTTTGAAAGGAGACAGGTAGTGCGGCGCACCTGGGGAAGAGAGGGTGTTCTCCAGGATGGGCAGACAGTAAAGACTGTATTCCTCCTTGGGGTGCCCAGGAACAAGACCGCCCTGCCTTTCTGGGACCGGCTCCTTGCCTACGAGAGCCACACCTTTGGGGACATTCTCCTCTGGGACTTTGATGACACATTTTTCAACTTGACACTTAAAGAGACCCACTTCCTCCAGTGGGTGAATGACAGCTGCTCCAATGTCCAGTTCATCTTCAAAGGTGACGCTGATGTCTATGTGAATATTGAGAACATTGTGGAGATGGTGAAGGGTCAGAAGCCTGATAAGGACCTCTTTGTGGGTGATATAATCCACCATGCCTGCCCCATCCGCTGGCGCAGCAGCAAGTACTTTGTGCCTGAGTTTGTGTACGGCCAGACGATGTATCCGTCATATGCAGGAGGGGGAGGCTTTGTGATGTCTGGTCACACCGCCAGGCGGCTGAGTGAAGCGTGTCAGCAGGTAGAACTATTCCCTATCGACGATGTGTTCTTAGGCATGTGCTTACAGAGAATGGGAGTGAAACCGTCACACCATGAGGGTTTTCGTACGTTTGGCATTGTGCGCCCCTCTGCTGCTCCCCACCTCCAGGTGTTTGACCCTTGTTTCTGCAGGGAGCTGATGGTGGTACACAGCCTGACAGTGCCACAGATCTGGCTCATGTGGAACCTGCTGCATGACCCCCAACTGAGCTGTCACAGTAACCCGACCCCCACCCTGTGGCCCTTCAAGTGGAGGGGCAAGGTACTCAGGACAACAGGACAAAAGGACTCAGAGACTACAGTGGAACAGGACTATGATGTTACAGTGTTTGTAAAGCATTGAGAGGTTTGGTTTAAGTTGATCAGAGGGACTACACTGTGAAAGCCATTGGGATATGGAAGCTGTGATTGAATGTTTGCTAGTTATTTTGAGGTTTTTGCTTAAAAGTTTACAGCCATTTTAAATGTACTCCTTGTctaagaaaaaaaacatgttatcTTGTTCATTAACATCCTGGATGTAAAACCAGTCTGTATACTGGTGGTAATGTTTAAAATATCCCTGCTCCATTTAGGTACAGTATGACTGAattcatttttgtattttattgcaCAGAGCCTCAATAAGGTCAATATTGACTGAAGCATGTGCCAGGTTGATTTTGTGAAATTGAATGTACATTACAGTGTTGTCAATTATGAATTGTTGTGTGTGATAACACATCATATTACACATGTACATAAACTTGAAAGGGAAGTTAGGGGAGGCAAAGCTCAATGCATCAACtgtataggacacatcactgcactttatactcctctgtaaattgGTCATCTCTGTacacctgtcgcaagacccactggttgatgcttatttataaaaccctcttaggcctaaCTCCcccctccacatacaacacccgttctgccagtcacattctgttaaaggtccccaaagcaaatACATCCCTGgttcgctcctcttttcagttcgctgcagctagcgacaggaatgagctgcaacaaacactcaaactggacagttttatctcaatctcgtCATTCAacgactcaatcatggacacccttactgacagttgtggctgctttacgTGATATATtcttgtctctaccttcttgccctttgtgctgttatctgtatccaataatgtttgtaccatgttgttatgttgtgttgctaccatcctGTGTGgttatgtgttgctgccttgctatgttgttgtcttaggtctctatgtagcgttgtgtgttttgtcctatatttatattgtatttttttatatttttttaaataccaggcccccgtccccgctggaggccttttgccttttggtaggccgtcattgtaaataagaatttgttcttaactgacttgcctagttaaataaaggttcaataaaaaataacTGTAGCTGTGGTAGGAAGTCCCCAAGGGACCTCGTTATATAGTTCCACACTCTGGGGGAACTTTCCTAGAAATGTTCCAGCAGAGGTATGAACACAAAGAAACAGTTCACACCTTGTTATGTGCACAGAACCTCTTTTTTTTTAGTTCATAATTAGACACTGAAGACGACAATCACCAAGCAACAAACCAAAGCTCAGAGTAAAGCCTGAACATGAGTGGGTGGGTGGTGTGCTATCATTTACAATACTTCTGATAATCAGACGTCATACATGGTGTTCCTTTTTAAACTTGTATGTTCAGCTACACCTCCAACTGTAGTCCAAATGCTTTCTTTACACGACATGCTGTTGATATGAAAATAGAAAGCAATCTGTTAACACTGAAATTGTCCCTGGTGGAAAAACTGCATGTCCTGCTTTTTCTTGCtcttagtaaataaataaaacaaaacttTTTGTGTCATATTTATTACATccatttgttcatatcctttttGTACATACAGTAACAGGATTATTTTTAATTAACAGAATTCATAATGAGCAGTGTTATAAAATTATAAATGTTGAGTTTCAGTAGATTTAATGAGGAGCTCATCTAAATTTATCACAGCAATCTTGCATCGTTTCAGTCGGAAGCATTGTGCAAGCTTTAAGCAGACCGTTCTGATTCACCGCAGTAATGGTTATTGCTTTCTATGACATGCTTGATAATGTTGATCTATACATGTTCTTTATTGTACAGAAGTAAAGGTATCCAAAATATAAAACACCACATTCCAATGAATTTGATTCACAAGTTTAATTAAGGATAATTCCCATTTCCAGAAATGGGTTAACTGTACTGAATCCACCAAAAATAATTACTTTGGgggaggaggataacacacaatataaAGGGAGACAATACATAGAATTAATACGAGTATTACACTAAACTGAAGTTGTCCATTTCTAATCTTAAGGACAACCATTCATTCATTCCAATGGAAAAATAGGATTACCTCAGAGGAAATAAAATAGCTAAAACCAACTGATGAAAATTAAGCATTCACTTGCTCCTGGCATTAAAAAAATATCTGATATGTCCACCTGAGATTGGGCAAGCACAGCCCAGCACACTAGCTACTCACTCTCAGCAGTAACATTCCAGAAACATCACTGCAACATTGGTGGTGTTGCATTTGTTTTCTCGCTCAAAGCTGAGTGTGCATTGTATTTGAATTCCAACACAACCAGTCTGTGTATCCATCTCAGGTCATGAAGGGCTGGCCAGTGAGTGCTCAAACTGATGTTATAACCAttgtcttgctgtgagatgttcaGAGTGATATACATGTTTCTGTGTCCTGCAACGATAACATAAGACCAGACAAAACAATGTATTGTGTACTGTGCAAATCTTCCAATCAGAATACCAGGGGGATATGTGATGAGGATGACAGCGATGCCCTTCATGACTGAGCTCAGGACCTCTACAtcaagggctctattcaatccataTCGAGAAAGTTGAGTTACAGAGTAATTGAAAATGAATTACCTTTACATTTATCGTGCTTGCTGTAACACTTCAGTGATACAGATTGAATAGTGACCCAAGTCTTTAATCTACTCTTTACTGTTATGTTTTCTGGAGCAAGAGGACAATGATGACTATGGGTGACAGTCAGCCAACCATGTTAACTTTTCATGCTCAAGTCATACACAATGCAGTTCTATAGCCTAGTTTAATTTACAGAGAGAAGTCAAGACAGGCTTGGTGGGAGATGAGGCACAACTTTAACAAGCCATTCTACCTTTTCTTTTATTCAACTTGCACAAAGCAAGGGATAAAATTAAAAACAACAGT
This is a stretch of genomic DNA from Oncorhynchus nerka isolate Pitt River linkage group LG25, Oner_Uvic_2.0, whole genome shotgun sequence. It encodes these proteins:
- the LOC115108906 gene encoding UDP-GlcNAc:betaGal beta-1,3-N-acetylglucosaminyltransferase 9-like, which translates into the protein MKRIHIKDVLCTLLMLGLLCLMLYAHQGFTSIWDTWQLEQGCTSSRALLGPPPESHVTKRVPSTPPDKTKCQSPHQSHSKSQTYPKSKLQSKSKPQTKNKSKSKKDEGTKAVPVLPTRPPFDFEGYLRDKDNRDFRLLMDQLGKCSGEPYMLIAIKSVVADFERRQVVRRTWGREGVLQDGQTVKTVFLLGVPRNKTALPFWDRLLAYESHTFGDILLWDFDDTFFNLTLKETHFLQWVNDSCSNVQFIFKGDADVYVNIENIVEMVKGQKPDKDLFVGDIIHHACPIRWRSSKYFVPEFVYGQTMYPSYAGGGGFVMSGHTARRLSEACQQVELFPIDDVFLGMCLQRMGVKPSHHEGFRTFGIVRPSAAPHLQVFDPCFCRELMVVHSLTVPQIWLMWNLLHDPQLSCHSNPTPTLWPFKWRGKVLRTTGQKDSETTVEQDYDVTVFVKH